Proteins co-encoded in one Prunus persica cultivar Lovell chromosome G6, Prunus_persica_NCBIv2, whole genome shotgun sequence genomic window:
- the LOC18772219 gene encoding LOW QUALITY PROTEIN: translationally-controlled tumor protein homolog (The sequence of the model RefSeq protein was modified relative to this genomic sequence to represent the inferred CDS: inserted 2 bases in 1 codon; deleted 1 base in 1 codon): protein MSFFLWVVDIVDTFRLQEQPTMDKKQFVTFTKRYIKLLTXQELFKKHYIEGATKFLISKLSDLEFFVGESMHDDGSIVFAYYKEGATDPTCIYLAYGLKEIVC from the exons ATGAGCTTCTTTCTTTGGGTTGTTGACATTGTTGATACCTTCAGGCTTCAG GAGCAACCAACTATGGACAAAAAGCAGTTTGTGACATTCACGAAGAGGTACATAAAGTTGTTGAC CCAAGAGCTTTTCAAGAAGCAT TATATTGAGGGGGCCACCAAATTCTTGATCTCTAAACTCAGCGACCTCGAATT TTTTGTGGGGGAGAGCATGCATGATGATGGGAGCATTGTTTTTGCATACTACAAGGAAGGTGCCACCGACCCAACATGTATCTACCTGGCCTATGGCTTGAAGGAAATAGTGTGTTAA
- the LOC18774786 gene encoding 26S protease regulatory subunit 6A homolog, with product MATGMVEDTSFEDEQLAAMTTEDIIRATRLLDNEIRILKEEMQRTNLELDSYKEKIKENQEKIKLNKQLPYLVGNIVEILEMNPEDEAEEDGANIDLDSQRKGKCVVLKTSTRQTIFLPVVGLVDPDKLKPGDLVGVNKDSYLILDTLPSEYDSRVKAMEVDEKPTEDYNDIGGLEKQIQELVEAIVLPMTHKERFQKLGIRPPKGVLLYGPPGTGKTLMARACAAQTNATFLKLAGPQLVQMFIGDGAKLVRDAFQLAKEKSPCIIFIDEIDAIGTKRFDSEVSGDREVQRTMLELLNQLDGFSSDDRIKVIAATNRADILDPALMRSGRLDRKIEFPHPTEDARARILQIHSRKMNVHPDVNFEELARSTDDFNGAQLKAVCVEAGMLALRRDATEVNHEDFNEGIIQVQAKKKASLNYYA from the exons GCCATGACCACCGAGGACATTATCAGAGCCACTCGCCTTCTTGATAACGAGATCCGAATACTCAAG GAAGAAATGCAAAGAACAAATTTGGAGTTGGATTCATACAAGGAGAAGATAAAGGAGaatcaggaaaagattaagctTAATAAGCAGTTGCCTTACTTGGTAGGCAACATTGTTGAG atTCTGGAAATGAACCCAGAAGACGAGGCTGAGGAGGATGGTGCAAATATTGATCTTGACTCACAAAGAAAGGGGAAGTGTGTTGTTTTGAAAACATCTACTCGCCAG ACTATCTTCCTGCCTGTTGTTGGGCTTGTTGATCCTGATAAGTTGAAGCCTGGTGATCTTGTTGGTGTGAACAAGGATAGTTACCTGATCTTGGATACTTTGCCATCAGAGTACGATTCTCGAGTAAAGGCTATGGAGGTCGACGAAAAACCGACTGAAGACTACAATGACATTGGAGGGCTGGAGAAGCAG ATTCAAGAACTGGTTGAGGCGATTGTTTTACCCATGACCCACAAAGAGCGGTTTCAGAAATTAGGGATTCGTCCACCAAAGGGAGTGCTATTGTATGGACCTCCTGGAACTGGTAAAACATTAATGGCTCGGGCTTGTGCTGCACAAACCAATGCTACTTTTCTGAAACTGGCAGGCCCACAACTGGTTCAG ATGTTCATTGGGGATGGAGCAAAACTTGTTCGTGATGCCTTTCAGCTTGCAAAAGAGAAATCCCCCTGCATCATTTTCATAGACGAAATTGATGCAATTGGCACAAAGCGATTTGATAG TGAAGTGAGTGGAGATAGGGAGGTGCAACGTACGATGCTTGAACTGCTTAATCAGCTTGATGGCTTTAGTAGCGATGACCGGATCAAG GTGATAGCAGCAACAAATCGTGCTGACATCCTCGATCCTGCTCTTATGCGTTCTGGTCGGTTGGATCGTAAAATTGAGTTTCCACATCCCACGGAAGATGCAAGAGCTAGAATTCTGCAG ATTCACTCGAGGAAGATGAATGTCCACCCAGATGTGAATTTTGAAGAATTAGCTCGGTCTACTGATGATTTCAACGGTGCACAACTAAAAGCAGTGTGTGTGGAGGCAGGCATGCTGGCTTTGCGTCGGGATGCAACTGAG GTCAACCACGAAGATTTTAATGAAGGTATCATTCAAGTTCAGGCGAAAAAGAAGGCGAGCCTAAACTATTACGCATAG